Proteins from one Dysgonomonas sp. HDW5A genomic window:
- a CDS encoding nucleoside recognition domain-containing protein, translating to MVLNYIWIAFFLVAFVVALSRLIFFGDFETFNATVNSTFASARSGFEISIGLTGVLTLWMGLMKIGEQGGVIQLFSRAINPLFSRLFPDIPKNHPAGGSILLNISANILGLDNAATPAGLQAMKELQEINPDKSKASNPMIMFLVMNASGLTLIPVSVMTIRAQMGAANPADIFVPIMIATFISTMIGVLAVCVKQKINIFDKVILGTFGGVALLIGAVIWAFSNMGPEKAQQISSLVASIILFSIIIFFILSGVRKKVNVYDSFIEGAKDGFSTAVRIIPYLIAILVAVGMFRASGAMDFLVDGLKSFVAFSGFDAKWVDAMPTALMKPLSGSGARGMMADTMAVFGADSFAGRLACIFQGSTDTTFFVVAVYYGSVNIKNSRYTVPYALLADLVGVITAIWVAYIFFS from the coding sequence ATGGTACTTAATTATATTTGGATAGCCTTCTTTCTGGTTGCTTTTGTTGTCGCATTAAGTCGCCTTATCTTCTTTGGTGATTTCGAAACATTCAATGCAACAGTAAATTCGACTTTTGCCTCGGCTCGGTCGGGATTCGAAATATCCATCGGTTTAACCGGAGTTCTTACGCTATGGATGGGACTGATGAAGATCGGTGAACAGGGTGGGGTAATACAACTTTTTTCAAGAGCTATTAATCCTCTGTTTAGTCGGCTTTTTCCCGATATACCGAAGAATCATCCCGCAGGTGGTTCGATTTTATTGAATATTTCGGCTAATATTCTGGGGCTCGATAATGCTGCCACTCCTGCAGGTTTACAAGCGATGAAAGAATTGCAGGAAATTAACCCCGATAAGAGCAAAGCATCTAACCCCATGATTATGTTTTTGGTTATGAATGCATCGGGATTAACGCTGATTCCTGTATCGGTCATGACTATTCGTGCACAAATGGGAGCCGCTAATCCGGCAGATATTTTTGTGCCCATTATGATTGCGACTTTTATCTCAACAATGATCGGTGTATTGGCGGTTTGTGTCAAACAAAAGATTAATATTTTCGATAAAGTTATTCTCGGTACATTTGGAGGCGTTGCATTGCTTATAGGTGCAGTTATTTGGGCTTTCAGTAATATGGGACCCGAAAAAGCCCAGCAAATATCAAGTTTGGTTGCCAGTATAATACTTTTTAGTATCATTATATTTTTCATTCTAAGCGGAGTTCGAAAAAAAGTCAATGTATACGATTCTTTTATCGAAGGAGCCAAAGATGGCTTTTCGACAGCTGTACGGATTATTCCCTATTTAATCGCTATATTAGTAGCTGTAGGTATGTTCAGAGCTTCAGGAGCAATGGACTTTTTAGTTGATGGATTGAAATCCTTTGTCGCTTTCTCAGGCTTTGATGCCAAATGGGTAGATGCAATGCCTACTGCACTCATGAAGCCCCTCAGTGGAAGTGGTGCCAGAGGTATGATGGCCGATACTATGGCTGTTTTTGGAGCAGACTCATTCGCAGGTCGGTTGGCATGTATTTTTCAAGGGTCTACCGACACTACTTTCTTTGTAGTAGCTGTTTATTACGGTAGTGTCAATATAAAAAATAGCAGATATACCGTTCCTTATGCTCTTTTAGCCGATTTGGTCGGGGTTATAACAGCGATTTGGGTGGCGTATATCTTTTTCTCATAA
- the ybeY gene encoding rRNA maturation RNase YbeY, which translates to MAIIYQNEGVKAPLIKKREVTKWIKDVAASYDKKVGDVSYIFCSDEKILEINKAYLQHDYYTDIITFDYTDENIISGDIFISLDTVESNAKEFNTDYLEELHRIIIHGILHLCGINDKGPGEREYMTECENKALSLLGNIIL; encoded by the coding sequence ATGGCAATAATATATCAAAACGAAGGAGTGAAAGCCCCCTTGATAAAGAAGAGGGAAGTAACTAAGTGGATCAAAGATGTAGCAGCATCTTATGACAAAAAAGTAGGAGATGTTTCTTATATCTTTTGTTCAGATGAAAAAATTCTGGAAATAAATAAAGCATATCTGCAACACGATTATTATACTGATATTATAACATTCGATTATACCGATGAAAATATAATATCCGGAGATATATTTATCAGTTTGGACACTGTCGAAAGTAATGCTAAAGAGTTTAATACTGACTATCTGGAAGAGCTTCATCGAATCATAATTCATGGAATACTTCATCTTTGCGGAATAAACGACAAGGGGCCGGGAGAAAGAGAATATATGACCGAGTGCGAGAATAAGGCTTTATCTCTTTTGGGAAATATTATATTGTAA
- a CDS encoding glycosyltransferase family 2 protein: MNNQELISIIVPVYNVEKYLPKCLDSIINQSYQNIEVFLINDGSTDNSLSICEEYKKRDNRITVFSQVNFGIASARNLGLDNARGSFISFIDSDDYVGPDFIYNLYSLLKNTSSDISMCNFLEVKESDVDFTFSQNIPLNIQQYSGCEYLHKLYSKEFAVGKIVVWNKLYSRAIWEDLRFPVGKLNEDEAIIHYVYDRANKIAITSEILYFYVERQGSIMNVRLDMLIERNLYYLEALTQRLDFFELRGYLKLRGETFARRARLVKNIYKNNNKLNNRSPKFDRLVYDDLKGNLKLYLTSKFIKLDLKLNLLYIYMKQRASASSRM, translated from the coding sequence ATGAACAATCAAGAATTAATAAGTATAATAGTTCCCGTTTATAATGTTGAGAAATATCTTCCCAAATGTCTTGATAGCATTATTAATCAGTCGTATCAAAATATCGAAGTGTTTCTGATAAATGATGGAAGTACTGATAATTCCCTGTCGATTTGTGAGGAATATAAAAAACGTGATAATAGGATTACTGTTTTTAGTCAGGTGAACTTTGGAATAGCAAGTGCTCGTAATTTAGGTTTGGATAATGCTCGGGGAAGTTTTATAAGCTTTATAGACAGCGACGATTATGTCGGTCCTGATTTTATCTACAACTTATATTCTTTATTGAAGAATACTTCTTCAGATATATCCATGTGTAATTTTTTGGAGGTTAAAGAATCTGATGTAGATTTTACATTTTCACAAAATATCCCTTTAAACATACAGCAATACTCTGGTTGTGAGTATTTACACAAGCTGTATTCTAAGGAATTCGCTGTGGGTAAGATCGTTGTTTGGAATAAATTATATTCGCGAGCCATTTGGGAGGATCTCCGATTTCCTGTCGGGAAATTAAATGAAGATGAGGCCATAATACATTATGTTTACGATAGAGCAAATAAGATAGCAATAACTTCTGAAATTCTTTATTTCTACGTAGAGCGTCAGGGGAGTATAATGAATGTTCGCTTAGACATGCTAATTGAACGCAATCTATATTATTTAGAAGCATTAACTCAAAGGCTTGATTTCTTTGAATTAAGAGGATATTTGAAATTAAGAGGAGAAACATTCGCCCGTAGGGCTAGGCTTGTGAAAAACATATATAAAAATAATAATAAGCTCAATAATCGTTCTCCAAAATTTGATCGACTTGTATACGATGACTTAAAAGGAAATTTGAAACTTTATCTAACAAGTAAATTTATAAAACTAGACTTGAAGCTAAATCTTCTTTATATTTATATGAAGCAACGAGCTTCTGCTAGTTCTAGAATGTAG
- a CDS encoding alpha/beta hydrolase has translation MKKIISLIFLLIISGEYFYSQDVIKVWGSVDPPTTYNLDDEAELFIYLPSEKGDQKTPAVLICPGGGYAGVSMKYEGHAFAQWLASQGIAGIVLKYRLPNQHKEIPFDDAEESMRIIRANAERWNINPDKVGVSGFSAGGHLAAILSNRYSREGLYTHPNFTILFYPVISFEEVTKGGTRTNLLGKDPSSTEIYSFSADRQVTANTPPTIIFVSDNDHSVPSVHSTMYYNALKRNGIPATLYVFPEGEHGWGMIESFKYYDQSLSLLKMWLDTTVFDQ, from the coding sequence ATGAAAAAAATTATCTCTTTAATTTTTCTACTAATAATATCAGGTGAATATTTTTATTCGCAAGATGTAATAAAAGTTTGGGGCAGTGTCGACCCGCCTACAACATATAATCTAGACGATGAAGCTGAACTGTTTATATATTTACCCTCTGAAAAAGGTGATCAAAAAACGCCGGCTGTACTCATTTGCCCCGGAGGTGGTTATGCAGGTGTCAGTATGAAGTACGAAGGACATGCTTTTGCTCAGTGGCTAGCCTCTCAAGGTATCGCCGGTATTGTTTTGAAGTACAGATTACCGAATCAACATAAGGAAATTCCTTTTGATGATGCAGAAGAATCTATGCGAATCATTCGTGCCAATGCAGAACGATGGAATATAAATCCCGACAAAGTAGGGGTTTCAGGATTTTCGGCAGGAGGGCATTTAGCTGCAATTTTATCGAATCGTTATTCAAGAGAAGGATTATATACACATCCCAACTTTACGATTCTTTTTTATCCTGTAATATCATTTGAAGAAGTAACTAAGGGAGGAACCCGTACAAATTTGCTTGGAAAAGATCCTTCTTCAACCGAAATTTATTCTTTTTCAGCCGATAGGCAGGTGACGGCCAACACACCTCCGACTATTATTTTTGTAAGTGATAACGATCATTCTGTCCCATCAGTTCACAGTACTATGTATTATAATGCATTGAAGAGAAACGGAATTCCTGCTACTCTTTATGTATTTCCTGAAGGAGAACATGGCTGGGGAATGATCGAATCGTTTAAATATTACGATCAATCCTTATCTTTACTCAAAATGTGGTTGGATACAACCGTCTTTGATCAGTAA
- a CDS encoding alpha/beta hydrolase, translated as MKNLFLVFLFFLSVISMDAQKVVKLWENTPPTSNGLSETELNEDGRISNVTTPELTAYLPDSAVNKGIAVIICPGGGYARLAIDHEGHDFAKWLQSQGIAGIVLKYRMPNKVKQVPLEDFNQAITYVRSKASEWKISNDKIGVAGFSAGGHLAATASTHFSSKELRPDFSILFYPVITMGDFTHEGSRNNLLGETPSASEIMYYSNERQVNEFTPPAILLLSDDDTAVPPKNSLTYYSALKDNKIPATMYIFPSGGHGWGMRDNFEYHKEMLSLLSSWLKTLSF; from the coding sequence ATGAAAAACCTTTTTCTTGTATTTTTATTTTTCTTATCAGTCATTAGTATGGATGCACAAAAAGTAGTAAAGCTTTGGGAGAATACTCCTCCAACCAGTAACGGATTATCAGAAACCGAATTAAATGAAGACGGACGAATCTCTAATGTGACTACTCCCGAATTAACTGCTTATTTACCCGATTCTGCCGTAAATAAAGGAATAGCAGTTATTATTTGTCCGGGTGGCGGATATGCCCGACTAGCTATAGATCACGAAGGACATGATTTTGCAAAGTGGTTGCAATCGCAAGGAATTGCAGGTATAGTTTTGAAATACCGTATGCCTAACAAAGTGAAACAAGTTCCATTAGAAGATTTCAACCAAGCCATAACCTATGTTCGGTCTAAAGCTTCGGAATGGAAGATTTCTAACGATAAAATCGGAGTTGCCGGCTTTTCGGCAGGAGGGCATCTCGCTGCCACAGCATCCACCCATTTTTCCTCAAAGGAATTGAGACCTGATTTTTCGATCTTATTTTATCCCGTGATTACAATGGGTGATTTTACTCACGAAGGTTCACGTAATAATCTGCTTGGCGAAACACCTTCGGCATCAGAAATCATGTATTATTCGAATGAAAGGCAAGTAAATGAATTTACCCCTCCTGCAATATTGTTATTAAGCGACGATGATACGGCGGTTCCACCGAAGAATTCACTAACTTATTATAGTGCTTTAAAAGACAATAAAATCCCTGCAACAATGTATATTTTCCCTTCGGGAGGTCACGGTTGGGGAATGAGAGATAATTTCGAATATCACAAAGAAATGCTTTCTTTGCTTAGTTCGTGGTTAAAAACATTGTCGTTTTAA
- a CDS encoding methylated-DNA--[protein]-cysteine S-methyltransferase gives MSISQAYIETPLGEMIACATNKGICLLEFNDRKKLDGQFQKLAKDLNSDIIEQECKHFDLLKKELEAYFKSELKVFTVPLDLVGTEFQKKVWQALLTIPYGKTVSYMQQSESMGSPLSIRAVANANGMNKIAIIVPCHRVIGTNGKLTGYAGGLERKQFLLNLEKGITEKNLFS, from the coding sequence ATGAGTATAAGTCAAGCCTATATAGAAACCCCTTTGGGTGAAATGATTGCATGTGCGACAAATAAGGGTATCTGCCTTTTAGAGTTTAATGATAGAAAAAAATTGGATGGGCAGTTTCAAAAACTGGCGAAAGATTTAAACTCAGATATTATAGAACAGGAGTGCAAACATTTTGATCTTCTTAAAAAAGAATTAGAAGCTTATTTCAAGAGTGAACTGAAAGTATTTACCGTACCTCTCGATCTTGTAGGAACAGAATTTCAGAAAAAGGTATGGCAAGCATTACTAACTATTCCTTATGGAAAAACGGTGAGTTATATGCAACAATCGGAATCTATGGGAAGTCCTTTAAGCATAAGAGCTGTTGCCAATGCAAACGGCATGAATAAAATTGCTATAATAGTTCCCTGCCATCGGGTTATAGGCACCAATGGAAAATTGACAGGATATGCCGGTGGATTGGAGCGAAAACAATTCTTATTAAATTTAGAAAAAGGCATCACAGAGAAAAACCTTTTCTCGTGA
- a CDS encoding helix-turn-helix domain-containing protein: protein MQYKTFEPSNVLKSLVKCYWTLEVPADNNADKQRIVPDGCLEMAFILGDDIRRFTSECEFILQPRAMVLGQIIDPFYIQPTGYVNTFAVRFYPYGFANFVKTPIKNLANKETPITELFEVTKANELEQNIIHASDTQQRIKIVETFLLNKINEKTTIDNIVKSTIDTLFLTNGNSSISTILKENLSKRRQLERNFMKQIGISPKQLGKVIRLQTALKMLLNHKTETLTQIAYENEYYDQAHFIKDFKEFTGTNPKEFLEDRQNVLSSLFYQKD from the coding sequence ATGCAGTACAAAACATTTGAACCAAGCAATGTCCTTAAATCATTAGTTAAATGTTACTGGACGTTGGAAGTTCCTGCAGACAACAACGCAGACAAACAACGAATTGTACCCGACGGCTGTTTGGAAATGGCTTTTATTCTTGGAGACGATATTAGACGTTTTACTTCCGAATGTGAATTTATCCTTCAACCTCGTGCAATGGTTCTTGGTCAGATCATCGACCCTTTTTACATTCAACCAACAGGCTATGTAAATACTTTTGCTGTTCGTTTCTATCCTTATGGTTTTGCAAATTTTGTAAAAACGCCTATCAAAAATCTTGCAAATAAGGAAACCCCGATCACTGAGCTTTTTGAAGTAACAAAAGCAAACGAGTTGGAACAAAACATCATTCACGCAAGCGACACGCAACAAAGAATTAAGATTGTCGAAACTTTTTTATTGAACAAAATCAACGAGAAAACCACAATCGACAATATTGTAAAATCAACTATTGATACACTTTTCTTAACCAATGGAAATTCATCGATCAGTACAATCCTAAAAGAAAATTTATCCAAACGCAGACAATTGGAAAGAAATTTTATGAAGCAAATCGGAATCAGCCCCAAACAATTAGGAAAAGTAATCCGATTGCAAACTGCCCTGAAAATGTTACTCAACCACAAAACCGAAACACTCACTCAAATCGCTTACGAAAACGAATATTACGACCAGGCCCACTTTATCAAAGACTTTAAAGAATTTACTGGAACCAATCCTAAAGAGTTTTTAGAAGACAGACAAAATGTGCTGTCATCCCTTTTCTACCAAAAAGATTAA
- a CDS encoding VOC family protein has product MRNLISIVEIPTTDFSRAVHFYQTLLGITIEEVDMDGTQMGVLPSDGETVNVVLVKGDDYKPTSDGAVLYLNAGNDLQPMLEKVSENGGQIIVQKTQISPEMGFFALFMDTEGNKLGLHSAQ; this is encoded by the coding sequence ATGCGTAATTTAATTTCAATAGTAGAAATTCCAACAACAGACTTTTCAAGAGCAGTTCATTTTTATCAAACGCTCTTAGGCATTACAATCGAAGAAGTTGACATGGACGGAACACAAATGGGTGTTTTGCCTAGTGACGGAGAAACCGTAAATGTAGTTTTAGTCAAAGGCGATGATTACAAACCGACAAGTGATGGAGCAGTTCTTTATCTGAATGCAGGAAATGACCTACAACCAATGCTCGAAAAGGTAAGCGAAAATGGAGGGCAAATCATTGTACAGAAAACCCAAATCAGTCCTGAAATGGGATTTTTTGCACTGTTCATGGATACAGAAGGAAATAAGCTAGGACTTCATTCAGCACAATAA
- a CDS encoding ParA family protein, whose translation MGKIIALANQKGGVGKTTTTINLAASLAALEKKVLVVDADPQANASSGLGLDIKHIKTTIYECLIGEATADQAIVPTAYERLDIIPSHINLVGAELEMLNIENREKRLAAVLQAKKADYDYILIDCSPSLGLITVNSLTAADSVIIPVQCEYFALEGISKLLNTIKIIKSKLNPSLEIEGFLLTMYDARLRLANQIYEEVKKHFQELVFTTVIQRNVKLSESQSFAQPVLAYDAASRGTVNHMQLAKELIEKNS comes from the coding sequence ATGGGTAAAATAATTGCTCTGGCAAATCAAAAGGGAGGGGTTGGAAAAACTACTACCACAATAAACCTTGCAGCCTCATTGGCTGCCTTGGAAAAGAAAGTATTGGTTGTGGATGCAGATCCGCAGGCGAATGCTTCTTCCGGCTTAGGACTCGATATTAAACATATAAAAACTACAATTTACGAATGTCTTATAGGTGAGGCTACTGCCGATCAGGCAATTGTGCCAACGGCATATGAACGTTTGGATATCATTCCATCGCATATTAATCTGGTTGGAGCAGAGCTCGAAATGCTGAATATCGAAAATCGTGAAAAACGTTTGGCTGCAGTGCTTCAAGCTAAGAAGGCTGATTATGATTACATTCTGATTGACTGTTCTCCATCTTTGGGTCTGATTACCGTAAACTCGCTTACTGCTGCCGATTCGGTAATTATACCTGTTCAATGTGAGTATTTTGCTTTGGAAGGTATCAGTAAACTTTTGAATACAATCAAGATTATCAAATCGAAGCTTAATCCTTCACTAGAGATAGAAGGATTCCTGCTTACGATGTATGATGCACGTCTTCGTTTGGCAAATCAGATATACGAAGAGGTAAAGAAACATTTCCAGGAGCTCGTTTTTACAACCGTAATTCAACGAAATGTGAAGTTGAGCGAATCTCAAAGTTTTGCCCAACCGGTATTGGCTTATGATGCAGCCTCACGTGGTACAGTAAACCACATGCAGCTGGCAAAAGAGCTTATCGAAAAAAATTCTTAA
- a CDS encoding ParB/RepB/Spo0J family partition protein has protein sequence MAKRPALGRGLDALITMDDVRTEGSSSINEVPLSQIQPNPDQPRHVFDEEALRELAVSIKQLGVIQPITLRKIDDENYQIIAGERRYRASMIAQLKSIPAYIKTADDENVMEMALIENIQREDLNSIEVALAYQNLIETYNLTQEQLSERIGKKRTTIANYLRLLKLPAEIQVAIRDKRIDMAHARTLVTIENPEVQLEVYKLILNEDLSVRKVEEYVRAINKGDTLEEIIQEKEVVNLAKKGNINKATPEEFDILKKHLSKFFEAKVQLSCNDKGKGKITIAFSSDEELERIITKFDQIKK, from the coding sequence ATGGCAAAAAGACCTGCTTTAGGAAGAGGGTTAGATGCTCTCATTACAATGGATGATGTGAGGACTGAAGGATCTTCGTCTATAAATGAAGTTCCATTGTCACAGATTCAGCCAAATCCTGATCAACCCCGTCATGTTTTTGATGAAGAAGCCTTGCGTGAGCTGGCTGTCTCTATTAAACAGTTGGGCGTTATTCAGCCGATTACTCTGCGTAAGATCGATGATGAAAATTATCAGATCATAGCAGGAGAGCGCAGATACAGAGCATCGATGATCGCTCAGTTAAAATCGATACCTGCCTATATAAAAACTGCAGATGATGAAAACGTCATGGAAATGGCGTTAATCGAAAATATACAAAGAGAAGACCTTAACTCCATAGAGGTTGCTCTGGCTTATCAGAATCTGATTGAAACATACAATCTGACTCAGGAACAGCTGAGCGAGAGAATAGGTAAGAAGAGAACTACCATTGCAAATTATCTGCGATTATTGAAGCTTCCTGCTGAAATTCAAGTAGCTATCAGAGATAAAAGAATAGATATGGCTCATGCACGTACTTTGGTAACTATCGAGAATCCCGAAGTACAGCTCGAGGTGTATAAGCTTATATTAAATGAAGACCTTTCGGTTCGGAAAGTCGAAGAATATGTTCGGGCAATCAATAAAGGAGATACTCTGGAAGAGATTATTCAGGAGAAAGAAGTAGTCAATTTAGCTAAGAAGGGTAATATAAACAAAGCCACTCCTGAAGAATTTGATATTTTGAAAAAACACTTGTCGAAGTTTTTCGAAGCGAAAGTACAATTATCGTGCAATGACAAGGGTAAAGGAAAAATAACAATTGCTTTTAGCTCAGATGAAGAATTGGAAAGAATTATTACTAAATTTGACCAAATAAAAAAATAA
- a CDS encoding DUF5683 domain-containing protein, which translates to MVKRFFVSIVAVYSLAFPVLGQINDSVQTPKISPRSQNITKSDTIAWVDDKLMVDKSADKVIKNSIPFKPDPNKAVLYSAIFPGLGQIYNRKYWKLPIVYGGFLGLAYAISWNGRMYNDYTAAYKAIKSNDPRSEANFRIWGPFVRRITDPSQITDSEITTYQNSFKRNRDSYRRYRDLSIIGAVALYGLCMIDAYVDAHLFDFDISPDLSLRVEPQVQTDPFAQKSFGVQCSFKF; encoded by the coding sequence ATGGTAAAGAGATTTTTTGTAAGTATTGTAGCTGTGTATTCCTTGGCATTTCCGGTGCTGGGGCAAATTAATGATAGCGTACAGACTCCTAAAATTTCGCCACGTTCTCAGAATATAACTAAAAGTGATACTATAGCTTGGGTTGATGATAAACTGATGGTAGATAAGTCTGCCGACAAAGTTATCAAGAACTCGATACCCTTTAAGCCCGATCCTAATAAAGCCGTTTTGTATTCGGCTATTTTTCCAGGCTTAGGTCAGATCTATAATCGAAAATACTGGAAACTACCTATTGTATATGGAGGTTTTTTGGGACTTGCGTACGCTATATCTTGGAATGGACGAATGTATAACGATTATACTGCAGCCTATAAAGCCATAAAAAGTAATGATCCAAGAAGCGAAGCAAATTTTCGTATTTGGGGTCCATTTGTTAGACGGATAACAGATCCTTCTCAAATAACAGATTCTGAGATCACTACATATCAAAATTCATTCAAGAGAAATAGAGATTCCTATCGTCGATACCGTGATTTAAGTATTATTGGAGCCGTTGCTCTGTACGGATTGTGTATGATTGATGCATATGTTGATGCTCATTTATTCGATTTTGATATTTCGCCGGATTTGTCTTTGAGGGTAGAGCCTCAAGTGCAAACTGATCCTTTTGCCCAAAAATCTTTTGGGGTTCAATGTAGTTTTAAATTCTAG
- a CDS encoding LysM peptidoglycan-binding domain-containing protein produces the protein MLKKLFIAGFILGGSITLYGQVHKSGLSIKDTITDRELTIPEDIERNFDQLLVDWKKNLSPSLSCKSNFDTDVAYPDSVYINRLYCLPTEMELVYNPVVRSYIDMYTGRMRGSVEYFLGKSDYYFPIFEQALDKYGLPLELKYLPIIESALNPTIASRMGATGLWQFMIGTGKMYDLEVNTLVDERRDPIKSTEAAARYLRDLHNIYGDWNLVIAAYNCGPGNVNKAIKRSGGQRDYWAIYPYLPKETRGYVPAFIAAAYVMNYYSEHNICPFEYKYTHSTDTILVDKQLHLQQVAEVLNVPLDELRTLNPQYKKDIVPGEFKSYVLNLPSMNAVEFELQRDSIFSYKATEFLAHRKVVTPSGYTASVGTNATRYKVRRGDNLASIANKYGVSSAQIKRWNGLKSNRLRAGQILAVSAGKPVENETPQVTNEPVTQNLAQNTSSAASTQSSSSSNSLSDYFSKLQEYAAGAEPDPEPIVEKVKEASTVDTSEIHEPQITENRSRDIQRVQTIYHKVRIGETLTQIASKYNVDRKDISSWNKLKSSVPKVGQRLVIHLPAEKEKLVAEEVPSISEESIEEVVADVKTSVQNNAATKALASTTPMSTSSTKTVTVKKEEVTKVEKKVEPKPKPKPKKEQAKQPATHVVKKGDTLGHIAVLYGGKLTPGDIKKANNLRSDKLSIGQKLKIPR, from the coding sequence ATGCTAAAAAAACTCTTTATTGCCGGTTTTATTTTAGGGGGTAGTATTACTCTGTATGGGCAGGTTCACAAAAGTGGACTATCTATAAAAGATACTATAACAGATAGAGAACTGACTATCCCGGAAGATATCGAGAGAAATTTTGATCAACTTTTAGTCGATTGGAAAAAAAATCTGAGTCCTTCTCTTTCTTGTAAGTCAAACTTTGATACGGACGTTGCTTATCCTGATTCCGTATATATCAACAGACTCTACTGTTTACCTACCGAAATGGAGTTGGTATATAATCCTGTAGTAAGATCATATATCGATATGTATACAGGACGAATGAGAGGAAGTGTTGAATACTTTTTAGGAAAATCAGATTATTACTTTCCGATTTTTGAACAAGCACTAGATAAATACGGTTTACCACTCGAATTAAAATATCTGCCTATTATTGAATCAGCCCTCAATCCTACAATTGCTTCAAGAATGGGAGCAACCGGACTTTGGCAATTTATGATTGGTACAGGTAAAATGTATGATCTTGAAGTAAATACGCTGGTTGATGAACGACGCGATCCTATAAAATCGACGGAAGCAGCAGCCCGATATTTGCGGGATTTACATAATATTTATGGAGATTGGAATTTAGTAATTGCAGCATATAATTGCGGTCCCGGTAATGTAAATAAAGCCATTAAACGGAGCGGAGGTCAAAGGGATTATTGGGCGATTTATCCCTATCTTCCGAAAGAAACCCGAGGATATGTGCCTGCATTTATTGCGGCAGCATATGTAATGAACTATTACTCGGAACACAATATTTGTCCATTCGAATATAAATACACACACTCTACAGATACTATTCTTGTTGATAAACAACTCCATCTACAGCAGGTTGCAGAGGTATTAAATGTTCCTCTTGACGAATTAAGAACACTCAATCCACAGTATAAGAAAGACATTGTTCCGGGTGAATTTAAATCATATGTCCTGAATCTTCCTTCGATGAATGCGGTTGAATTTGAACTTCAACGCGACTCAATATTTTCTTATAAGGCAACTGAATTTTTAGCTCACCGAAAAGTAGTTACTCCTAGTGGATATACTGCATCTGTTGGAACTAATGCAACAAGATATAAAGTACGCAGAGGTGATAATTTGGCTTCTATTGCCAATAAATATGGAGTTTCCTCAGCTCAGATAAAAAGATGGAACGGGCTTAAATCAAACCGATTAAGAGCCGGTCAGATATTGGCTGTTTCAGCAGGAAAACCTGTTGAAAATGAGACACCTCAAGTAACGAACGAACCGGTAACTCAAAATTTAGCTCAAAATACAAGTTCGGCAGCATCGACCCAGAGTTCATCTTCTTCAAACTCATTGTCTGACTATTTTTCAAAATTGCAGGAATATGCAGCAGGAGCAGAACCCGATCCCGAGCCAATTGTTGAAAAAGTAAAAGAAGCTTCGACTGTTGATACATCAGAGATTCACGAACCACAAATAACTGAAAACAGAAGTCGCGATATACAAAGAGTTCAGACTATTTATCACAAGGTACGTATCGGAGAAACTTTAACTCAGATTGCTTCCAAGTATAATGTGGATAGGAAGGATATTTCTTCTTGGAATAAATTAAAATCATCGGTACCCAAAGTAGGGCAACGATTGGTTATACATCTTCCTGCTGAAAAAGAAAAACTAGTTGCAGAAGAAGTACCATCTATTTCCGAAGAGTCTATCGAAGAAGTTGTTGCTGATGTAAAAACATCGGTTCAAAACAATGCTGCTACTAAGGCATTGGCATCAACAACACCCATGAGTACATCTTCAACTAAAACTGTAACTGTAAAAAAAGAAGAAGTTACCAAGGTTGAAAAGAAAGTAGAGCCAAAGCCTAAACCTAAACCCAAGAAAGAACAGGCAAAACAACCTGCGACTCATGTTGTTAAAAAAGGAGATACTTTAGGGCATATTGCCGTATTGTATGGTGGGAAATTAACACCGGGAGACATAAAAAAGGCAAATAATCTTCGTTCGGATAAATTGAGTATTGGTCAGAAACTAAAGATACCCAGATAA